CTGATGCGAATACCGATTTGCTACTTTGTATGGCTTGCTTGAATCCAAGTAATTCATTTGTGGCTTTCGATAAGGAAAAGTTGATACGTCTAGCTAAGTTCTATCcctttgattttcttgagaCAGATATTTTGGCACTTGACTCTCAACTGCAGAATTACATTTTTGATATGCGCAACAATGACTTCTTTTTAGAGCTTCAAGGAGTTAGTGAACTTGCTGAAAAGTTAGCGAGCACAAGGAAGCATGAGACTTATCCCTTAGTCTATTTGCTTGTGAAGTTAGCTTTGACCCTTCCAGTTGCTACTGCAAcagtagaaagaagtttttcagcaatgaaatatataaagaatgaatTGTGCAATCGAATGAGAGATCAttggatgaatgattgcttgattgtgtatattgaaaaagatgtggtttgtagcattgataatgagactatcatgcaacgatttcaaaatatgaaaactcgtagaaggcaattgtaaattttatgtatttgcatgttttttttattgttgttgttgtcaatatataaaattttctttttattaaattgtgtaatttatgcttgttGAGGAATACTCTAACAAAAtttcctggagtcgccactgtaCTAGAAGCTTCATTTTTATCCCGGATTTAAATTATCCTTTTATGGTTGTGGCTACAATATATTAGTATTTGATATTTGTATACGTGAATGGTTGCTGTGCACGTAGCCATATCTGGTAATGTCAACCAAAACTTATCTGGTAATGTCAACCAAAACTGACCAACATAATCCATTACTTGTGTGACTTTGTTGTGTTTTAGATGATAGCTCTctgatttcaattaaaaaacaagaaaaggtgAATAAAAGAAGCTTTAAAACTGAGGTTGTTGAAGGAGCAGCCAACTCCGTTTTTAGCGAGTATAGTACCATTTTCAGGTTACCTTCTTGTTTTCCCAGTAAAAGCTCTATGCTCTATCCCCTCCAAGACAGATCTACCTTTCAAATCCTATTCTCTCATGCTTATGTCATGTGGATTCAATCACTTGTCTACTAATTACTACGGATTTGGAAAAACAAGAATGTTCAAATGTAAGCGTTGTGCTTCTATTAGTACTTTTCTAGTCTTTTAATTATTGAGGGGAAAAATATTTTGGGAATTGGAAATGTTGGAttcattttttatactttttggtCTTCCAATTCTGAATCCTATTAATTATTGTGTTGATCTATTCAAATGTGCATTCAACCTAAAACTAAGTTTGCAATCTCCTTCTTGGCCAACCAAAGCACGGAAGAGTATTTGTTACTCTTGTTGAACAAAAACTTCTGTGCCATTTCTTATATAGTAATGTTTGGTCAAGCTGGTTCCTATACTAGTAAAATTGGAATTTCTTTGTGCTTATTTCTTTTGGTGTTTCTGTAATCCCCCAAAGGGCCCAAACAGCGACTAGCTGAGTATGGTTGGAGTTTTATATTCAGTAATGCTAGTTTTACTAACTTCCTGCAAATAGTTCACTAACCAAACTAAATGTGATAGGGATggtgaaaattaaattttttgagtgCTTCATGTTCAGCCAAAGCATAAAAGAGTGTATGGAAAAGCTAAACCAGCATCTATGTAGTCATTCTGGTAAGTTCTGTTTGTGcgataataaaatacaaaatttatttgtgtcaataAGTTCTAATTCAAATGGCACTTATTCCCTTTGTAAGTTAATGTGAAagacattattaaaaaaaaaaaagtgtaatgtgAAAGATGAGGTTTTGGGCTCTAGACCTATCGCATACGTGTGTAATCTATTGAcaagaaattaaatttatttgtgtttaaccttttaattttttttttatctaatctTTTGATAAATTAGTGAGTTATGTCTAGTtgagaatttttaaattttcgcAGCATCAATGATAAACTCGCTTCCTTGAATTCTAATTGTAAATGTGAATAGAAAATATACAGTTTCCAAggagcttttttgtttttttgtaatcTCTGTTGGACTATGCCTTTCTTATTTAAATCATATAATCTAGAATAGCCTGCCTTTGGGAAACAAAATCTTCACTCAACTGCTGTACTTGTCCTTATTGgcccaattattattatttggtaaGGAGAAGATTGACATTATTAAACATAGATAGTTCTAGTGCAAAAGAGTATAGCTTTGTCAATAGCCAACAAATTAATCCCCACCGGAGTTGTGATATCatgcaaaataatatttatcagTTTGGGATGCTCCCAATTTTGCCAATGTATCAATGATTCGATCGGGATATcatacaaaataatattatcaatttGGGATGCTCCTAATTTTGCCAAAACTTGGTTTGGTTATTTAAACACAATTGAAGTGATTTGAGCTCAAATTTGGAGGAGAAAGTTCCTGCAATAAGATAATAAGGGGTCCATCATGGGGATAGTAGCATTATGATTAAACAGCAAATCGATTAAACATTTTGCATCCAATTCTAAGTGTCTGTTTGAGAACAGGGGTGGCTCTACACTTTGTTCaagggttcaaatgaacccccctaacttcaaaaaaatatatatacataattataatatttttttcgttagtttaatactttaatatatttttaaaaatatttttgcacatcCTGACTTAAATCTTATACACCCTTACTACTAGTATTTCCAACTCTAAGAGTATGAGTAAGTGTTTGTGAACTATAAGTATcactctttattataaatttatattatatgtgtgtaaGGGTGTTTAATATTAATTGTGTGCATTAGTTTTTGTTATAATGATATTTGTGTGAATGATGATGTATGTGGATGTTTGTGTGTacagtataaatataatataactttatataatttaataataaggaAATAGAGAGGgtttattatatatgtgtgtattggtatcatgttataataactttttgttataaaatcagaaaaattcaagaagaaaaattgtaaagttagtgattgttcaagcatttgattggttaagtaaaCACGTAGtgtattattttatgtatgaatGAGTATGATTGTGTGCATCAATAATTAATAGAGTGCCAATAAGTTAAGTTtattcatttagtttaaaatatttttataaaaacaatgacaaattaatagataataacaactgcataaaaataaaaatgttaaacaaacttaacaaaactAAATGGTTATAGCTACCCACATTGGCAATAAATTACTTATAATGAACTATCAtgtaacaattcaaaatttgaaaacttgtagaagaaaattgtaaaacttcattttcttttttgtcgaTAACTCTATatattttagttctttttttattaaaaaatttttaatgtaAGTTCCTTAATGACCCCCCatccccctaaacaaaatttttggagCCGTCACTGTTTGGAAAcagtttatttagttaaaactgAAATTTGTTTACTAAAAGCTAGCTCCAATAAtatagtgagacccataaatagtaccaaaaagtgtaataagactcatgaatagtaacaaaaataaacaaaatagtagcaaaaatagcctaaatagtaataataataaaactgcATTTTTTAGCCTGTATCGAATGGAACCtaaattaatttgtttaatgCCAAGCTTTAATGCTAACAAACTGATAAAATATTTACTATAAAATGATACATCACCAGccatatcaaaattcaataatttaagAAAGTAAGAGCCCAATTGGCTAGAGATTTTTAGTATCATTATTTAAGAGTTATGAAAATACGTGAAAATAAAAGAGTAACgtgaaaatacaaaacaaaaactattatttatacGCAAACACTTCCTAGATCAGATTTTATGGATGGCGGACCCATAATTCACAAAAATGGgctcacaaaatattttacacaaaaaccAGCGAgccctataaataaataaaataacaaattcaaTAGAAACAAAAgctaaccccaaaaaaaaaaacccagaagtCTCTCCACTCTTCCATTGAAAAATGTCACAAACGAGAGAAGCACCGATCCTCCGACGAAGGAAGAATGATCTCCCACACGACATTGTACTCAACATCCTGACAAGGCTGCCTGCCAAATCAGCCATAAGATTCAGGTGCGTTTCCAAAACCTGGGACTCCTCAATCACCACCCCCAATTTCATCTCAACTCACCTCAATAACTTTGCTCATGATCATGATAATGATAATGGTGATGGTTATATCATACACATGCCATGGAATACAAATTCTTCTAACAGAGCAGTTTGTACGGTCGCTTTTGACCGCACCTTTGATAGGATTTCTGAGATCGAAGTTCCCTTTGATTTGCCTTCTGGGTCTATCCAAATAGTCGGTTCCTGCAATGGGTTATTGTGTCTTGCCCATTACGGGGGTCTCACCACTACTGATAATGTTATATATTTGTGGAACCCCAGCATTAGAAAATTCAAGAGGTTGCCTGATTCTTGCTTACCACAGATGGGTTATGAACACTTGGGTTCTTCTACACTCGGATTTGCATATCATTTGGAGAACAATGACTACAAGGTTTTGAGGATTTCGCGTTATTTTGGGATTAAACCGCATATCCCTGATGAGTTTGAGGTGTACACATTAAGTTCGGATTCATGGAGAAAGGTTGGGATGTCATTGAGAACCAATTTTATGGAATGTGTTGATAATTTTCCTTTGCAAATCCCATTGGTTAGTGGAGCTTTGCACTGGATCTCACGTGTAGTAGAAGGAGGAGAGGAGCACAAGAGTGAAGTGATTATGT
This genomic stretch from Quercus robur chromosome 4, dhQueRobu3.1, whole genome shotgun sequence harbors:
- the LOC126723025 gene encoding F-box protein CPR1-like isoform X2, whose amino-acid sequence is MSQTREAPILRRRKNDLPHDIVLNILTRLPAKSAIRFRCVSKTWDSSITTPNFISTHLNNFAHDHDNDNGDGYIIHMPWNTNSSNRAVCTVAFDRTFDRISEIEVPFDLPSGSIQIVGSCNGLLCLAHYGGLTTTDNVIYLWNPSIRKFKRLPDSCLGNLGVVTLGFAYHLENNDYKVLRVSCCPWIRPNVPDDIEVYSLSSDSWRRVGMSLRANVKVFDNSFVLPTPLVSGALHWISVS
- the LOC126723025 gene encoding F-box/kelch-repeat protein At3g06240-like isoform X1, whose product is MSQTTEPPILRRRKNHLPEDIVLNILTRLPPKSVIRFRCVCKSWDSSITTPYFISTHLNNFAHDHDNDNGDGYIIHMPWNTNSSNRAVCTVAFDRTFDRISEIEVPFDLPSGSIQIVGSCNGLLCLAHYGGLTTTDNVIYLWNPSIRKFKRLPDSCLPQMGYEHLGSSTLGFAYHLENNDYKVLRISRYFGIKPHIPDEFEVYTLSSDSWRKVGMSLRTNFMECVDNFPLQIPLVSGALHWISRVVEGGEEHKSEVIMSFDVNGEKFRMLRMPDDSKSIVRSQTCLTSLKGKLAFLSFGSIERDYHYSMWVMREYGVLESWNKLFVVPLERISACIGFTLYGSLLIRCVESNNQAKKIVLVDTKTLHEKDFDIQQPLCVAAFMESLALLDGANMVSY